CACGGTCGAGGACACCATGGTCAGCGTGGACGGCTGCCGCGACCTGACCGGCGACGGCGTCCCGGAAGTGCTGCTGGCCGGGTTCTCCGGCGGCGCGCACTGCTGTTTCACGCACACGCTGTACTCGCTGACCAGCCCGCCCCGGCGGCTGCTCACGGCGTTCAGCGCGCACAGCAGCACCCTGGAAGCCCGGCAACTGGACGGACGCGGCCCGCTGGAACTGGTCGGCGCAGACTGGCGGTTCGCGTACGGGTACGGCATGAGCTTCGCGGAGAGCGCCCCGCTGCCGGTCGTGTACTCGTTCCTGAACGGCCAGTACGTAGAGAACACCCGCGCGTTCCCCGGCTTCATGCAGACCTACGCGCGCGGCATGAACGCCGACCCGTTCAGCGGCGGCGTGCTGGTCGAGTACGCCACCCGCGCCGTCACGCAGGGCGCCGCCAGCGCCGACACCTGGGCGGCGACGCAACCCGCGCCCTTCCGGGCGTGGCTGGCGAACTACGGGCCGGACGTCCGGCAGGACCTCTCGGATTTCGGAATGTGGGACTGGCCCACCCGCGCCGGCAGCCACCCCGACAGCCTGCGCAGCGGCGTGGGCGGGGCGTTCACGGCCCCCGGCACGCGCTCGTACCTGGCCGTCACGCAGCCACCCGGCGCCACCGGGGCCGCCACGCTGCGCCTGTTCCAGCCGCGCGGCGCGGACATCACCGCCGGGCCCGCCCTTCTGACTGTCCCCGTGACCCGTGATGCGTACGGCCAGCCGACCCTGACCGTCTGGCCGGCCGTCACGGTCCGCCGCGCGGGCGGCCGCGACGACACCCTGCTGCGCGACGCCCGCAGCGGCAGCGTCCGCTACGCCGCGTACCGCGTGGGCAGCGCGGCCCTGACCGAACTGCGGGACGACCCGCTGGGCGTCACGACCGCGCTGCTGAGCGACCTGAGCAGCGTCGCCGGGCACGTCGCCTCGCAGTACCGCAGCGTGCCCCGCACCGCCGCGCAGACCGCCGAGGTGCAGCGCCGCATCGACGCGGCCGTCACCCGCGCCCGCCCGTGGCTGGACACCCGGCGCGGCCCGGCCGACTTCCCGCTGGGCCGCCTGGGGAACTTCACGTTCAGCAGTGTCACCCTCACCCAGGACAGCCCCACGCAGGCGCAGGCGGTCATCACGACCACCCTCGGCTTCACCGATGACCGCACCGACAGCGAGTACGTGAGCGGCGAACGCCACACCCTGACCGTCAACCTGGGCCGCACCGCGCAGGGCTGGCAGGTCACGGACTGGACCTTCACGCCCCGCAGCGGCGAACTGTACGAGGAGTGAACGGCGGCCCGCTGATGGTCGGTGGCTGATGGCGTGTCACGCGGCGCGGCACAGGCCGGGTCAGACGACGGCGCGGCGCGCGGCCGGCCGGGCCGTTTACGCTGGGTCATGCGTCAGAACATCAGCAGTGGCAGCCCCTGGGAAGCGCAGATCGGGTACTCGCGCGCCGTGAAGGTCGGGAACACCGTGCAGGTCAGCGGCACGACCGCCACCGTGAACGGCGAGGTCGTCGGCGAGGGCGACCCGGCCGAGCAGACCCGCGCGGCGCTGGGCATCATCCGCACCGCCCTGGAAACGGCCGGCGCGCAGCTGTCCGACGTGGTCCGCACCCGCATCTACGTGACCGACATCAGCCGCTGGGAGGAGGTGGCCCGCGCGCACGGCGAGGTGTTCCGCGACATCCGCCCCGCCACGACCCTGGTGCAGGTCGCCGCGCTGATCGACCCGCTGCACCTCGTGGAAATCGAGGCCGAAGCCGTCATCGGCGGGTGATCCCTGCCCATCCGGCAGACTGGGGAGCATGACCTCTTCCCTGTCCGGTCCTGTCCGTCCGTTCGATCCGGCGTCACCACGCCTGGGGGTGGGGCTGGCCGCGCTGGGCCGCCCCGGTTACATCAACCTGGGGCACGCGCGCGACCTCCCGGACCGGTCGGTGGCGGGCATGCGGGCGCAGGCGTGGGCGGTGCTGGACGTGGCGTACGCGGCGGGCGTGCGGTATTTCGACGCGGCGCGCAGTTACGGGCTGGCCGAGGAGTTCCTGGGCGCGTGGGTGCAGGCGCGCGGGCACCGGGACGCCGTGCTGGGCAGCAAGTGGGGGTACACGTACGTGGCGGACTGGCAGCCCGACGCATCCGTGCATGAGGTCAAGACGCACGACCGGGCCACGCTGGACCGGCAGTGGCCGCAGACGCTCGCGGCGCTGGGCGGCCCCCCGGCGCTGTACCTGATTCACTCGGCGACGCTGGAGTCGGGCGTGCTGGACAACCCGGCGGTGCTGGCGCGACTGGCGGAACTGGCGGCGGGGGGCGTGCGGGTGGGCCTGAGCACCAGCGGTCCGGCGCAGGCGGACACGATCCGGCGGGCGCTGGACGTGCGGGTGGACGGCGTGAATCCCCTGAGTGCCGTGCAGGCCACCTGGAACCTGCTGGACCGCTCGGCGGGCGCGGCGCTGGCCGACGCGCACGCCGAGGGCTGGGCGGTGGTGGTGAAGGAGGGCATGGCGAACGGCCGCCTGAGTGCGCGCGGCCTGAGCGGACGCGGGGACGTGCCCGCCCCGCTGGCGGCCCTGGCAGCGGAACTGGAGGTCACGCCGGACGCGGCGGCCCTGGCGGCCGTGCTGGCGCAACCGTGGGCGGACATGGTCCTGAGCGGCGCGGGCAACACCGATCAGCTGGCGCAGAATCTGGCGGCGCTGCGCGTGCAGGTCCCGGCGGACGCCCTGCCGGAACTGACCGTGGACGCCCGCACGTACTGGCAGGAGCGGGCCGCACTGCCCTGGAACTGATACGGACTCCGATTGAATGGGCTGCAAAGCCCGTTCAATCCGAGCGAAGCGAGTTGGAGCAAAACGGGTTCCGGACGTGGAGCCGGCAATCCGGTGCCCTTCCGGGTTGTCAGCGAAACAAACGGAATCCGGATCAGTACGCGCGGAAGTTCTGCCAGACGTGCGCGGGTTCGAAGCTGAAGCCGAACACGCCGGGGCCACCGTGCGCGGACAGGACGGTGCCCAGGCCCAGCGTCATGCTTTCCTGCACGCCCAGGCGGCGGGCCTCGAAGCGCAGGGCGTCCACGCTGTCGGGCGCGCCGTTGTGGAAGAACGCCACGCGGCCCTGTGGGAGGCTGGCGGCGCAGGCGCGCAGCTGCTCGGTCATGCTGTTCAGGGCGCGGCCAGCGCCGACCGCACGGGCGTAGGGTTCCACGCGGCCCTCGCGCAGGCCCAGGATGGGTTTCAGGTTCAGCAGGCCGCCCAGCAGGGCCGCAGCGCCGCCGATCCGGCCGCTGCGTTGCAGGTAGTTCAGGGTGTTCAGGCACATGCGGGTGGTGGTCTGCGGGCGCAGGGTGGTCAGGGCGGCCGCCACCTGCGCGGCGGGCACGCCGTCACGCAACAGGCGCGCGGCCCGCTCGGCCTGCAGGGCCAGTCCGGCGGCGGACTGCCAGGAGTCGTGGACGGTGACGCGGCCCGGGAAGGCCAGGGCGGCCTCGGTGGCGTGGGCGTGCGTGTCGCTCAGGCGGCTGCTGAGGTGCACGGCGAACACGTGGTCGTGGCGTTGCAGCAGGTTGTCCAGGGTGTCGCGGTAGGTCTGCACGGTGGGGGGCGCGGTGACGGGCATGGCGGCGCCGGCGTCCACGCGGCGGAACAGTTCCTCGCTGCCGAGTTCCTGGTGATCGAGCCAGTCGCGCCCGTCGAAACGGACGGTGAGTGGAATGACCCGCAGGCCGATGGCGTCGGCCTGACCGGCTTCGAGGTCACTGGTGGAATCGGTGAGGACGATGCTGTTCATGCCTCATGGTAGAACCCGGCCGGGCCGGAATGTGAAATTTCCCCCATCAGGGGCTCCCACCGGGGTGTGAAGTTTCGCACTCATTCGGATTCCGTCTGTTTCGCCGACAATCCGGAACTTCACCCAAAAGTTTCCACTTCACTGCCGATGACGTGT
The DNA window shown above is from Deinococcus sp. LM3 and carries:
- a CDS encoding aldo/keto reductase; its protein translation is MTSSLSGPVRPFDPASPRLGVGLAALGRPGYINLGHARDLPDRSVAGMRAQAWAVLDVAYAAGVRYFDAARSYGLAEEFLGAWVQARGHRDAVLGSKWGYTYVADWQPDASVHEVKTHDRATLDRQWPQTLAALGGPPALYLIHSATLESGVLDNPAVLARLAELAAGGVRVGLSTSGPAQADTIRRALDVRVDGVNPLSAVQATWNLLDRSAGAALADAHAEGWAVVVKEGMANGRLSARGLSGRGDVPAPLAALAAELEVTPDAAALAAVLAQPWADMVLSGAGNTDQLAQNLAALRVQVPADALPELTVDARTYWQERAALPWN
- a CDS encoding RidA family protein, whose amino-acid sequence is MRQNISSGSPWEAQIGYSRAVKVGNTVQVSGTTATVNGEVVGEGDPAEQTRAALGIIRTALETAGAQLSDVVRTRIYVTDISRWEEVARAHGEVFRDIRPATTLVQVAALIDPLHLVEIEAEAVIGG
- a CDS encoding DegV family protein codes for the protein MNSIVLTDSTSDLEAGQADAIGLRVIPLTVRFDGRDWLDHQELGSEELFRRVDAGAAMPVTAPPTVQTYRDTLDNLLQRHDHVFAVHLSSRLSDTHAHATEAALAFPGRVTVHDSWQSAAGLALQAERAARLLRDGVPAAQVAAALTTLRPQTTTRMCLNTLNYLQRSGRIGGAAALLGGLLNLKPILGLREGRVEPYARAVGAGRALNSMTEQLRACAASLPQGRVAFFHNGAPDSVDALRFEARRLGVQESMTLGLGTVLSAHGGPGVFGFSFEPAHVWQNFRAY